In Asterias rubens chromosome 17, eAstRub1.3, whole genome shotgun sequence, the genomic window gaacaccatACTCTGAAGTCATGTAAACTAAACACCACCCTCTGAAGtcatgtaaactgaacaccacactctgaagtCATGCAAACTGAACACCACTTTCTAAAGTTCTGTTAACTGAACACACTTCGGACATGAAAATAAGAGCAGATTTCAAATCCCAAGTCACCCTGAAGATGTACAGGGATGGTCTACACAGTGGGATAGATTTAGGTGAGCATACAACTATGATTCAATTGCACTCAACAATTTCTATTGTATATCACAGCAAAATGCTACGCAAAAACTTTCACATAATactaaaaaattactttgctattgtacatgtactcaatTTTTAGCATTCAttgtcaacatttgttttcatttcaaatattttactgtgcaaaaatgttgaattaaaTCCTCATGACTTGAATTGTCCAACAGGATGTTATAGTCCTAAAAAAttgtaacgtatttttttttgtatttttccctGTTTGGAGAACAAAATTGGGGGCAGAAAACAATTGCCCCAGTTTTTCTCACCAGAAAACAATTGCCCCAGTTTTTCTCACCAGACATTAAAAGACCAATGTTTCCCCTAATCACAACCGAAAGGAAAacattctgagacccctggcaagttgcgATTTTAAGGGCCAAAATAAGgtgaaaaattaaaactttgcaaTTTCTAAAAACATGCTGTAACTAATGCctgttctaaaaatagcataaGGATGACATTTATGGAATATTttgtcaattattattttgtagtgatatacaatgttttatgtaataattttgcattttggtagGGTGGAGTTTGGCCTGTATATTTaagctaaaaacatgtttttcagacccccaacATTAGcctgaaaggaacacgttgccttggatcagttgagttggtctttgaaaagcgtttggaaaccgtttgttataaaatgcatatgattagaaagatattttgaaagtagaatacaatgatccacacaagtatcacctgaaactgcgtggttttcccgtTTACCTCTTCAATAtacatggtcggccattaatgggagtcaagtttttgactcccataaatggccgaccgtgttagttcgcaaagtaaaaagaaaaccacgcaatttcgaggcaaatgtgtgtggatcattgtattctactttcaaaacatctttctaaccatgccttttataacaaacgtttataaacgcttttaaaagactAACTCGACTGATCcgaggcaacatgttccttcaAATGGCCAAAAAGACAAAATGAGCTGTTACTATGGCAAAGGGCTGTGAGGATTTAAATTAAAGGGTTGATTCtatttacttgcaccccaagtctgtgacacttgtgtcctttgcagcaagacacttaaccaatgCTTCATCATTCGAATGGGACGTGAAGcaattggtcccatgtgttgtgcaacgcatgtaaaagaacccagtgcacgatcaaaaagagaagggattcaccctggtgtttctggctaTGGCTGCTTGATGTGCCGgagtaccttgtaaacccttaggtgctgcataattgggtctcagaattcatcacttcaatagcctatctttctgaaagtttgtatatatactcagcagccttgagtacctcgtttggtagatatgtgggCTATCActtcaatattaatattattattataagtccACTCCATCTACACAGTAAACCTACACATATTGTTTTGACCGTGGACACAAGTATCAACGTGAAACGGCACTTAATTATCCAATGACTGCTCACCACTGCCTATGGTCAGGCCATTGACTTCAAATGACTGCCTTTTGGCTGCTTAGTACAATTAAGCATTGTCAACAACCTGCTTACACTCTGCTAATAAATCTAATGGACTACCTTGTTAAGTAGTTAACTGCTTATACAGACTGCTTAATAAACAGATTGTTAGGTTACCATTACTGCGTGAAATTAACTTCCAGCTCAGTTGATACTATACAATAGATGTTGTTGTTTACCCACTACTGGGAGTAACACGATGAGTACAATATTAAACAGGTCATTAAGGTATTTTACTAAGGACTCTAAAGCAAGAGATCACTTCTGATTTTAAGTGTCAAAGCTTTTTACTTTTCGCTGTTTATTCGTATGAAGAATATCAAGGAGTACATCATCTGAATAGGGAGATCCTTATTGGAGCCAGCTGATTGTCTCATCATTTTGCTCTTGAGGTTCAGAACCACTGTGAGGGGATTTGTAGAGAGGGCAAGCATTGATAATATGAGCCATAGTTTGGATCTTTCCACAGGCACAGTGTGGCGATGAATCAGCTCCAACTTTGAACATCCGTTCTGATAAGGTTGAGGTTGCCCAAGGCTTTCTTCTTGAGGTCGCTGACACATGGTTCGCACGGGCTAATGTGTGGGTGAACTCCTTCAACTTGGTAGTAGACGATATAATCTTTATTCGTCTTAGCAAATAACAGCATTGGGTGGAAGATGTCTCAAGAACTTATCATAAAACATCTCATCATGAAAGTGATGGTAACAACATTGTTCCTGACTTGCTTGATACATTATTGTCATGGTGATTGTCAACAACGAGTCAAATCAAACCTGTATCCAGCAAGCAACAGAGTCCTACTAAATCATGTGTTTCAATGGAAGACTGTATCATCTCCTGTGATCTGTGGGCGAGACTGCTCTATGGATCCACACTGTGCATCATTCAACtattacacatgtacatgtagccacGTTTGTCAGTTGAGCAATGCTACTCATTCTCAAAGCCCTGATGACTTCATTGAGCTGCAAGGAGTTGAATACTATGATGGCTACTTGGAAACTCCTTCCCTTTTGGCAACAGGCTCTGAACAGTTTAGTAGTTGTCTGAAGTTATACCAGGCTGGCAGCTGTCAGAGTGGCATCTACACCATCTACCCTGCTGGTCTGACTGAAGGAGTGAAGgtctactgtgatatggagacagatGGAGGAGGCTGGATTGTGTTCCAGAGGAGGCAAGATGGATCAGTTGACTTTTACCGTAATTGGGCAGAATACCAATCTGGGTTTGGTGATCTCTCCACTGAGTTCTGGCTCGGTAATGACATCCTACGTGACCTTACTGATTCAGGACAATGGCGATTAAGGGTAGATATGGCTGATTGGGACGGAAATACAGCTTGGGCCAGTTATGATGAGTTTGCTGTATCAGGTGATAAGTACACTCTCCATGTTGGCTACTACGATGGCAACAGTTCCGCAGGTGATTCAATGGCGTATCATAATGATCATTCCTTCAGTACAAAGGATCAGGACAATGATGCTTGGGTTGGTATAGACTGTGCACAACGTGACCACGGAGCATGGTGGTTTAAAGCTTGTAGTCATGCACATCTGAATGCCGGTTACTACCATCATACTCATGCGCACTATGCAAAAGGTTTGCTTTGGGCTAACTGGACTGGTTACTTAAGTTCCTTAAAGACCTGTTCTATGAAAATAAGAGAAGTCGTGTAAACACAAGACCACACTCTTGAAGTtctgtaaactgaacaccacgcCCTGAAGCCCtataaactgaacaccacacccTGAAGTCATGTAAACTAACCTACACACTGAAGTCTTGTAAACTACACACCACACTCTAAATGAAGCGGGTATTAAGAAATTAACTGCAGGATTCGATGTATTAATACCCATCTGGATGGCAAATATTACAATCACCAGGCATTCATTTTATGGACATGGAATACAGTAGAGCTCCTAGAGAAGATTTGCAAACTTCTTGCAATAGTAGAACATGAAAATAAGAGAAGATTTCAAATTTCGAGTCACTCGCAAGGTAGACAGGATGTCTGAACAGTGGAATAGGTTTAACACATCAGTAAGCCTGAGACAATCCTTACAAATTGAGACCTTTAACTACTATTAGATGTATGCATTATTCAACGACCAATTAGCTGCTTCAAATAAAAATGCCTTCACTCTAGAACAACCTTAGACTATAATTTATACTAATGgacaaaaataaatgcaattcTTGCAATAGTGTAACACCACAGTCTATGCAAACCCTTAGTTTATGCCAGCAATAccttttaagccattggaccctttcggtaaacagtattgtccaaggcccacacttcgtgtatcacaacttctatatcaaataacaaacctgtgaaaatttgggcttaatcggtcatcggagtcgggagaaaataacgggaaaacccacccttgtatccgcgcttttcgccgtgtcatgacatgtgtttaaaataaatttgtaattctgtaattctcgttaacgagaattgatattgttttactgttttctcaaaaagtaaagcatttcatggaataatatttcaagagaagtatttcaccactaccttctgtaaaccctgtaagttatttgtaaaactttttttgtttgttctgtaccaaaagggtccaatggctttaattggaTAGGCTGCACTATCCTTAATTGCATGTAAACAGTGACCAAGTGATTAATAAATGCTTAAAATGAAGTGCGGTCCTCGCTGAGCGAATAAGGCTGTATTTAACTGAAAGTCAGTTAGAGATCACCACCAAGTGAAGATTCATCATGAAAACCTTCATAGCTGTTGTCACAATGGTTGTTTTCATTGTGGAAAGTTGCAAAGGTGATTGCACAAAACGGTTCAGTGAAGACTTCAATAAGGCCCATAATCGTGCGTTTGGAAATCATGTGCTTACGAGGAAGAATGTGTCATCTCCTGTGATCTGTGGGCGAGACTGCTCTATACATCCACACTGTGCATCATTCAACTACTACACGTGTAGCCATGTTTGTCAGTTGAACAATGCTATTCAATCTCAAAGCCCCGATGACTTCAATGAGCTGCAAGGAGTTGCCTACTATGATGACAACTTGGAAACTCCTTCACTTTCAGCACCAGACTCTGAACAGTTTAGTAGTTGTCTGAAGTTATACCAGAATGGTAGCCATAATAACGGCATCTACAACATCTACCCTGCCTGTCAGACTGAAGGAGTGAAGgtctactgtgatatggagaAAGATGGAGGAGGCTGGATCGTGTTGCAGAGGAGACAAGATGGCTCAGTTTACTTTCATCGTAATTGGGCAGAATACCAATCTGGTTTTGGTAATCTCTCTACTGAGTTTTGGCTGGGTAATGACATCATACGTGACCTTACTACGTCAGGACAATGGCAATTAATGGTAAATATGGCTGATTGGGACGGAACCACAGCTTGGGCCAGTTATGATGAGTTCGCTATATCAGGTGATAAGTACACTCTCCATGTTGGTTCCTATGATGGCAACAGTTCAGCTGGAGATTCAATGGCGTATCATAATGGCCAGTCCTTCAGTACCAAGGATCAGGACAATGATAGTTTTATGTATGGAAAATGTGTAAGGGAAACAGGTAATAGGGGAGGATGGTGGTTTAACTACTGTATGAAATCTAATCTAAATGGCCATTACCACCTTCAGGGTTATGTGGAATGGGAAAGCGGTTTAAAATGGTCGAGCTGGAAAGGTTTAGAGTACTCCCTGAGGATCTGCTCAATGAAAATACGAGAAGTCCTATAAAGTGAACACGACACACtgaagtcctgtaaactgaacaccacactcgaaagtcctgtaaactgaacaccacgcTTTGATTGAAGtcatgtaaactgaacaccacactctgaagCCCTGTTAACTGAACactgcccaggttgtatactcccaatgCGCTTATAagaattgttattgttataactgaacaccacactctgaagtCCTGGCATGTAAACTGGACACCTTTCTGAAGTTCTGTAAACAACACCACACTTTGACGTCCTGTAAACCGAACACCACACTCTAGACCAAGCGGGCACATGGTGAAGTTCACAGTAGGATTCAATGTCTTTATACATCTGATTGGTAAATATTGCTATCATACATTcattaggtgttcgtgcatttcagcacgaacacctattgttattgctctgtttttttcttcttctccatcttcttcttcttcttcaccgtcaactcttctctacagcataactcaagattcaagccaaactgaaccttgaaactcatcagacaattgaacctcaatacgaagacggcacagttttcattacgtcatgatgacgtcattaggtgtcaaattacaaggtttttaaagttgaaaagggaccattttcgttttgctgtatctcaacgaatatgaaagctatgatgttcaaagttttcgcatctgatagaccaagactggggcaacatttgaaaagttaacgccaaaatcgtacgaccttagcatccgggtcgttaccctgggtcgaagttcaccttcgggtttttttcgtcaaaaaacaactttcgagcttttctacggaataactcaagattgagattgaatggaatgttgaaactcaacagataggcctagttgaacctcagtatcaagacaacacatacttaattacgtcattatgacgtcatcgagaattgaattacgttcgatcaaagtttaatatttgtaaaaatcataactcaaaaactatgattcggattttgacaatctacacatcatcggatagatcattaaaagttggtcaaatgcttcacagaacacgtaaaatatttttaataaatctaGTGCAAAACGaaagttgaaaatttcataaaatcttatcgtatttatgtttttaaaactactgatcatttcaacgtaatttttgtttcagattgtaaaacagcaatcccgctcaatcttttgcacagaaataacaaaatttggaccttaacatcagtcgaaaagggacgtcaaagcacctgttgacccacgtgtttaccccattttgatcaacaacgcacgctatgtacgctatgcagtgcaagcgccgagttttttgggggaattcccaaaagtgctctctttagtccagcgaaagagggcgctgtaacgtttttagtaacatcgagcgctgagtgaatcgcggtgaatcgcaatagttgagtaataatgaacaacgtctcgcaccaaaactacaagtaggaatacatttgcattgatgttataagatacattatacaccttcagatagtccatcacataattataaaatgtttacaagtcatacatcacctgaaaggttttaatgaactagtcaggatctacacaaatgaaatcagtttaaacttggcttcttgttcaaaccagaggttgaaaataattggtcaaagaaaaataatttcacaaccacacatttgattttttatatatttatacgtaattgggtaggtatgtaacaacttaagaaacgatacacaacattgactattaaaccttgacctccagttaaacaggaagatgcagttaattatttgaaaaaatactactccagataaggctttgaaaaacattactaacgctataatttgtgacctgaaaaaattgtcttccggttcaaactggatgtttaaattttatatttgaaaaaaaacataacatctgaaccatacattggattttttcaatctatgcatcatctgaaaggtcttaatagacttatcaagtgctatacaatatgcgatcCTGTTTGACCTTAAATTCCAGTTTAACTTGGAaattgatatataatgtttgaaaaataaaaaaatcctaaaccacatgatttgatttttatcatctatacgtcaaaagaaagaactcaaaagacatcaccaacgctaccaagtgtgacctcatttgacagtaccttccggttcaaaacggaagttgaaactttatatttgaaaaaatcataacttctaaaccaaatattggatttttacaaccaatccatcatttaaaaggtcttaataaacttatcacgcgctacataaaaagtaaccccttattgaccttttatccgatgcaaaccggaagttggtgtttaatttgtaaaaaaatcataactccttaaccagtcattggattgatgaggtaaaatgttgtcaccaattcattcactcactcaccacgaacaccttgtttttgtagtaaacaaaaactgtacatgtacctctagttatATATTATAGATGGACATGAAATACAACAGAGCTACTGTAGAGGATTTACACACTGCTTGAAAAAGTAGAACATGAAAACAAGAGAAGATTTCAAACCGCAAGTTACCCAGAAGATGTACAGGTATGTCTACACAGTGGCATAGATTTAGGTGAGCATACAACTACGGTTTAATTGCACTCAACAAGTTCCCTTGTTTAGCACAGAATGCTACGCAGAATATATCAGTTCATACTTGATGTGTTTGCTCCTTAATATTAGCAAATTTGTGCAcccagtttatttattttactgtgCTAAAATGTTTAAACTTTCATTCCTTGAAATACAAAGTCCTACAAATACAGCGTAACTACAAGTCTAGTCAATTTGTTCATATAAATAAATGTGCACAGGAGAGCAACTATATGAAACTATGTAAATCCTTGCTCGATGAATTGGAAGTcaaaagtgttgtttttttttgctaataaacaAATTGACAGTTTTACGCAAGATGTCATTTACCATGACATAGAATTTGAAAATTGCAACGAGATACTTGCTTTAGTAGGGTTTACATATTTAAGTTTTATATATTTCTTGGGtgaaataaaatctttgaaactTAAAATTGTAAATCAAGAATATTAATTAGATGATTGGGATTACAAGAttgttgttttgatattttatcaaaacaaaataaagttttagGCAAGAAGTCACTTAATTGTTGATGGAAGTTGGTAAACAAActcattattttcagaaattgtttGATGAGTTTTTGTGCGATTTAATAGGTTTAAATTTTGCATTATTAAGGATAAAGCATGTTATGTCGGGTACTTGTGTTTTGCAAAGTGCACTTTCCTGATTCCTGTGAGTACCCAAAGCCATGATGTAGGCTTCaaaatgcctctagctaccaggcaatcccTGTGGTCTCAGTGGTACACAACCTAAGACATCTACTCAGCAATATAACAAAGGGACAAAACGCTGAAAAATCGAGGGGACAAAATCAGTTGGATTTTTTGTGGTGATTTTGATTTAGTTTAAAAGTATCAAACAATTTACTAATTTATAGACCGAAACGCCGTTTAGGTTCTTAGATATAATGCTAAGATGGTGGAGGACAAAAATTCCAAGAACCTGGAATATTGCAATACCAGTGCTCAGGCTTTTTGCGTTTCCACGAAGTGCCAACAACTTTAACATACaattcttttattttgtattaattggttgattgttaaaaaacacaaataagaGAAGATTTCAAATTTCGAGTCACTCGCAAAGTATACATTAGAGAGAAGTGGGAGATTTAAACGATGATTTCAACGTTTAATTCTTTAGTTTCTGTTACCAATTTAACAAGTATGTTTTATTCTCACTTGACATTTGAAAACTGTATCTAATTTTACAACATggaattttgatgattttataataattttaccGGATGTATATTGTGTGTTACTTAAATATTACGGATGAGGATTACAACAGAATGGTGtttggatattttttttacacacaagAAGGTTTTAGGCAAGCAAACATTTCACAGTGTcatcaattttcttttcttaaaaataattttgtgttaGAATAGTTACAAGATGCCAcatcttaaattaaaaaaaaagaaaaaaaaattgaaatggataGAGAGATTGCAGCAAAGTTGTAAGctttttttagattttt contains:
- the LOC117301783 gene encoding ryncolin-1-like: MDPHCASFNYYTCTCSHVCQLSNATHSQSPDDFIELQGVEYYDGYLETPSLLATGSEQFSSCLKLYQAGSCQSGIYTIYPAGLTEGVKVYCDMETDGGGWIVFQRRQDGSVDFYRNWAEYQSGFGDLSTEFWLGNDILRDLTDSGQWRLRVDMADWDGNTAWASYDEFAVSGDKYTLHVGYYDGNSSAGDSMAYHNDHSFSTKDQDNDAWVGIDCAQRDHGAWWFKACSHAHLNAGYYHHTHAHYAKGLLWANWTGYLSSLKTCSMKIREVV
- the LOC117301784 gene encoding fibrinogen-like protein 1, whose translation is MVVFIVESCKGDCTKRFSEDFNKAHNRAFGNHVLTRKNVSSPVICGRDCSIHPHCASFNYYTCSHVCQLNNAIQSQSPDDFNELQGVAYYDDNLETPSLSAPDSEQFSSCLKLYQNGSHNNGIYNIYPACQTEGVKVYCDMEKDGGGWIVLQRRQDGSVYFHRNWAEYQSGFGNLSTEFWLGNDIIRDLTTSGQWQLMVNMADWDGTTAWASYDEFAISGDKYTLHVGSYDGNSSAGDSMAYHNGQSFSTKDQDNDSFMYGKCVRETGNRGGWWFNYCMKSNLNGHYHLQGYVEWESGLKWSSWKGLEYSLRICSMKIREVL